The following are encoded together in the Argopecten irradians isolate NY chromosome 5, Ai_NY, whole genome shotgun sequence genome:
- the LOC138324440 gene encoding uncharacterized protein yields the protein MDFPDFMPGKSSCKLTEWPTTVAWWEDITTHKRRCSLLQRLDNNTFKDPVRMVQLFYYETRGKCCRKVFNYEGYPTKVMLFPYEGWAQPALVSYWLLKTYWWSRTRCKIVEVSGVKKRTTKGKMADKGSGAMTITGKFKDTVCPDFRMTLTTNISNADFQLGYCVTGTLERGDKKRSDLQLTHFAMVKRKGY from the exons ATGGATTTTCCTGATTTTATGCCCGGAA AATCATCATGTAAATTAACTGAATGGCCGACGACTGTTGCATGGTGGGAAGACATTACGACTCATAAACGGCGCTGTAGTCTCCTTCAGCGCCTGgacaataatacatttaagGACCCGGTAAGAATGGTGCAGCTGTTTTATTACGAAACACGCGGTAAATGTTGCCGGAAGGTGTTTAACTATGAGGGGTACCCAACAAAAGTCATGTTATTTCCGTACGAAGGATGGGCCCAGCCAGCTCTTGTATCCTACTGGCTTCTGAAAACTTATTGGTGGAGCCGAACGCGCTGCAAGATCGTTGAGGTTTCAGGAGTTAAGAAACGCACCACCAAGGGTAAAATGGCGGATAAAGGCAGTGGTGCAATGACCATCACAGGGAAATTCAAAGACACTGTTTGTCCTGATTTTCGGATGACCTTGACGACAAATATCAGTAATGCCGATTTCCAACTTGGATACTGCGTCACAGGGACGCTTGAACGAGGTGACAAGAAAAGGTCCGATCTTCAACTTACACATTTTGCTATGGTTAAGAGAAAAGGATATTGA